Proteins from a genomic interval of Leifsonia shinshuensis:
- a CDS encoding GNAT family N-acetyltransferase has translation MAIEVLPATGRWDDFATFMVPRKAGAGGCVCMSYRDARLSMPERVDYMHRECSAEPGPGVLVYADGEVAGWCSVAPKSTYRRLMNSRTIPHLDEERDPWSIVCFVVRGGFRKRGLMHDLLDGAVEHARTSGAALVEGYPVETRGERVDVISGYVGTVELFEKHGFARVQETDAHSGGAVRWVMRRELD, from the coding sequence ATGGCCATCGAGGTGCTCCCCGCGACCGGGCGCTGGGACGATTTCGCCACGTTCATGGTGCCGCGGAAGGCCGGCGCGGGCGGTTGCGTGTGCATGTCCTACCGGGACGCGCGCCTGTCGATGCCGGAACGCGTCGACTACATGCACCGCGAGTGCTCCGCCGAGCCCGGCCCCGGCGTCCTGGTCTACGCCGACGGCGAGGTCGCGGGCTGGTGCTCGGTCGCGCCCAAGTCCACGTACCGGCGGCTGATGAACTCCCGCACCATCCCGCACCTCGACGAGGAGCGCGACCCCTGGTCGATCGTCTGCTTCGTGGTGCGCGGCGGGTTCCGCAAGCGCGGGCTGATGCACGACCTTCTCGACGGGGCGGTGGAGCACGCGAGGACGTCGGGGGCGGCGCTCGTGGAGGGGTACCCGGTCGAGACGCGGGGCGAGCGGGTGGACGTGATCAGCGGCTACGTCGGGACGGTCGAGCTGTTCGAGAAGCACGGGTTCGCGCGGGTACAGGAGACGGACGCGCACTCCGGCGGGGCGGTGCGGTGGGTGATGCGGCGCGAGCTGGACTGA